One segment of Heterodontus francisci isolate sHetFra1 chromosome 28, sHetFra1.hap1, whole genome shotgun sequence DNA contains the following:
- the LOC137345210 gene encoding probable G-protein coupled receptor 139, with amino-acid sequence MGKPAILLMKDIYYPIVATVGVPMNLVTIMILSRRNCGLSKCISVYMVAMATADLLVLIINVILYHIFNYQFPLSFLSYTPVCRIILYMTTINFDLSVWFTVSFTFDRFVAVCFQKFKTRYCTERTAGVVITVFCLLSFLKNILFLFAYEPQQIINKVQWGCRASVEFFSSPLGTAWVWFHSVWLVWLPFTLIVLFNCSSIGRILVANRTRRKLRGNRSENRSDSEMENRRKSIILLFTVSGCFILLWLTVAVSFVATRLPKTNNYRGDRTAPGYIAYETGTCLKFLSCIQNPCIYVATQRKFREELKNGLKSLWALILRFVVKCG; translated from the exons ATGGGGAAACCAGCTATTCTGTTGATGAAAGACATTTACTACCCGATTGTCGCAACTGTGGGTGTCC CAATGAACTTGGTGACAATTATGATTCTGTCCCGAAGAAACTGTggcctttccaaatgtatttctgtttatatggtggccatggcaacagcagatctcctggttcTGATCATCAACGTGATATTGTATCATATTTTCAACTATCAAtttccactttcattcctgtcttacactCCCGTGTGTAGGATTATTCTATACATGACAACTATCAActttgatttgtctgtttggttcacagtctcTTTCACATTTGACCGTTTTGTAGCTGTCTGCTTCCAGAAGTTTAAAACAAGATATTGCACAGAAAGAACTGCAGGTGTGGTTATAACAGTGTTctgtttattgagttttttgaagaatattctctttttatttgcatacgaacctcagcaaataattaacaaggtgcagtgggGCTGTCGGGCAAGCGTGGAATTTTTTTCCTCACCACTCGGTACAGCGTGGGTCTGGTTTCACAGCGTCTGGCTcgtttggcttccttttactttaattgtcttATTTAATTGTTCATCCattggacgtattttagtggccaatagaacccgcaggaaactccggggtaacaggagtgagaatcgcagtgattcagaaatggagaaccgcaggaaatccattattttattgttcactgtttcgggctgttttatactgttgtggttgaCAGTTGCCGTGAGTTTCGTGGCGACCAGACTGCCAAAGACCAATAATTACCGTGGTGATCGCACAGCCCCTGGATATATCGCCTATGAAACCGGAACTTGCCTTAAGTTTTTGAGCTGTATTCAAAACCCATGTATTTATGTAGcgacccagagaaaattcagagaagagctgaagaatgggcTGAAATCTCTTTGGGCATTAATTTTGAGATTCGTTGTAAAATGCGGATAA